In one window of Gossypium arboreum isolate Shixiya-1 chromosome 4, ASM2569848v2, whole genome shotgun sequence DNA:
- the LOC108459261 gene encoding uncharacterized protein LOC108459261 produces the protein MSDEHLDNINEEMFTGDEESYDLDKMKSTTPSVNPVKNQSPNVERDEKGRSESELVKILTDALQQAVKSIPATTTVSVLRRAPIKELRKYGATEFSGLKGVDPSIAENWMESTKRWFDILPENQITWDLFQKEFQKKYIGEMYIEDKKQEFLTLQQGDMSVIDYEREFSRLSRYTSEFIPTEADSCKKFLLGLRDEIKLQLVSQRITEFVDLIERAKMVEQVLGFDKKSKTSKLVGKCMGTTSSNPLPKRSRDSQKSQGKQTTVSIGSVRDHYIKDCPKNDSATLVTSQRSISIARGRGSGRGGSVSKGGGMRRGNDIVTQQSEARVPARAYVVRTHKEGDTHDVVTGIFLLYSEPVYALIDLGSSHSYINSKLVESGKLKSEISRVSIEVSSLLGQTVLVNQVCPRCSLIIQNKTFPVDLLIMPFVDFDIILGMDWLSEHNVILDCYKKRFSIQTASEGRVEVNGIRTSGPARIVSAIKGSKLLQQGCSAYLAYVINSDSVGSQCGKIQTVSKFPDVFPEELSGLPLDREVKFTIEVYLGTAPISIPPYRMSPTKLKELKI, from the exons atgtctGATGAACACCTTGATAATATAAATGAAGAAATGTTCACTGGCGATGAAGAGTCGTATGATTTAGACAAAATGAAGTCAACTACTCCTAGTGTAAATCCAGTTAAAAACCAATCCCCTAATGTAGAAAGAGATGAAAAAGGTAGAAGTGAATCTGAATTAGTAAAAATATTAACTGATGCCCTTCAGCAAGCAGTGAAGTCTATACCTGCTACTACGACTGTATCTGTTCTTAGACGGGCCCCAATTAAGGAATTAAGAAAATACGGTGCCACAGAATTCTCAGGTCTAAAAGGAGTTGATCCGTCTATAGCTGAAAATTGGATGGAGTCGACCAAGAGA TGGTTTGACATTTTACCAGAGAATCAGATAACTTGGGATCTATTTCAGaaagagtttcaaaagaaatatatcggAGAAATGTATATCGAAGACAAGAAGCAAGAGTTTTTAACGTTGCAACAGGGTGACATGTCAGTAATAGATTATGAGAGGGAATTCTCGAGACTTAGCAGATACACCTCAGAGTTTATTCCAACTGAAGCTGACAGTTGTAAGAAATTTCTACTGGGTCTACGAGATGAGATCAAATTACAGTTGGTATCTCAACGTATcactgaatttgttgatttgattgAGCGAGCCAAGATGGTAGAGCAAGTCTTAGGATTTGACAAAAAGTCCAAAACTTCTAAATTGGTTGGGAAATGTATGGGAACTACAAGTTCAAATCCTTTAcctaaaagatccagggattcCCAAAAGAGTCAGGGGAAACAAACTACAGTATCAATTGGTAGTGTAAGAG ACCAttatattaaagattgcccaaagaaTGATAGTGCTACACTTGTGACATCACAGAGATCGATCTCTATTGCTAGAGGTAGAGGATCGGGCAGAGGTGGATCAGTATCTAAAGGAGGAGGTATGAGAAGAGGGAATGACATAGTGACTCAGCAGTCTGAAGCTAGAGTGCCGGCTAGAGCATATGTGGTCAGAACCCATAAAGAAGGTGATACTCATgatgtggtgacaggtatatttctattatattcTGAGCCtgtttatgctttaattgatcttgGATCTTCGCATtcctatattaattcaaaattagttgAGTCGGGAAAATTAAAATCCGAAATATCTAGAGTGTCTATTGAAGTGTCGAGTCTGTTGGGGCAAACAGTGTTAGTGAACCAGGTCTGTCCAAGATGCTCGTTGATTATACAGAATAAAACTTTTCCAGTTGACTTGTTAATTATGCCATTTGTGGATTTTGATATAatattgggaatggactggttatctGAACACAACGTGATTTTAGACTGCTATAAAAAGAGATTCAGCATTCAGACAGCGAGTGAAGGTCGGGTTGAGGTAAATGGTATTCGTACTAGTGGGCCAGCACGAATTGTTTCAGCAATAAAGGGTAGTAAATTACTTCAGCAGGGTTGTTCAGCAtatttggcatatgttattaattcagaTTCAGTTGGAAGCCAGTGCGGAAAAATTCAAACAGTTAGtaaatttcctgatgtatttcctgaagaattatcgggtttaccgcTAGATAGGGAAGTCAAGTTTACTATTGAAGTTTATCTGGGCACAGCTCCAATCTCTATACCTCCGTATCGGATGTCACCTACAAAGTTAAAAGAGCTGAAGATATAG